A genome region from Chiroxiphia lanceolata isolate bChiLan1 chromosome 5, bChiLan1.pri, whole genome shotgun sequence includes the following:
- the NOL12 gene encoding nucleolar protein 12 yields MGHKKKKKGPGGREGRLVLNFDEERRREYLTGFHKRKVERRKAALEEIKRKLKEEQRKMKEERHQEYLKMLSEREEALDEADELEHLVTSRTESVNIDHPNHIVTVTTISDLDLSGARQLGLTTPVGKSDGSEEEKEKGEEVANKPVRAMPKKSRNPFLSDKISALTATLHMHSRKKTKGKRSQRGQGPRKKIQKSGTGRTTKTQRRRLTGKMGRDQD; encoded by the exons ATGGGccacaagaagaagaagaagggcCCGGGCGGCCGTGAGGGGCGGTTGGTGCTGAATTTCGACGAGGAGAGGCGGAG GGAGTACCTGACCGGCTTCCACAAGCGGAAGGTGGAGCGGAGGAAAGCGGCACTGGAGGAGATCAAACGGAAGCtaaaggaggagcagagaaagaTGAAGGAGGAG CGGCACCAGGAGTACCTGAAGATGCTGAGCGAGAGGGAGGAGGCGCTCG ATGAGGCTGATGAACTGGAGCACTTGGTGACATCTCGGACAGAGTCTGTGAACATCGACCACCCAAACCACATCGTAACAGTGACCACCATCAGTGACCTCGACCTCTCAGGGGCACGCCAGCTGGGACTGACCACCCCTGTG ggaaaaagtGATGGatcagaagaagagaaagagaaaggggaagaggTGGCGAACAAGCCTGTAAGAGCAATGCCTAAGAAGTCCAGAAACCCCTTCCTATCTGACAA AATCTCTGCTCTTACTGCCACGCTGCACATGCACAGCCGGAAAAAGACGAAAGGAAAGAGATCCCAACGTGGGCAAGGTCCACGGAAGAAAATCCAGAAGTCCGGCACAGGACGAACCACCAAGACTCAGCGACGGAGACTGACGGGCAAAATGGGCCGTGACCAAGACTAA
- the LOC116787515 gene encoding arf-GAP with dual PH domain-containing protein 1-like isoform X1, translating to MAGGNERSMRALKEVWKRAENSLCADCGKPDPDWASSTLGVFICLSCSGIHRNIPSISKVKSLKMDHWDDAQVQFLAKHGNAVTKATYEAHIPIYYYQPTYNDCQVLREQWIRAKYERKEFTELGKQLPYSDGVKEGILWKRGRDNGQFLPRKFLLSEREGCLKYFTKQDAKEPKLNVKIDVINATFQPEKIGNPNGLQITYLKDNKTRNIFVYHESGKEIVDWFNAIRSVQFHYLKVAFPIASDNEIKNRLTRNFLKEGYMEKTGPKQREAFKKRWFTLDHRRLMYFKDPLDAFAKGEVFVGSRENGYSVQKGLPSGTQGNFSWHYGITIVTPDREYLFTCETETDQLEWIKAFTSVINQAMTPQEYARNHSGTMTPLYLVLWLSEEESRLTSEKHCALEAPLKHFCPHRMSTCFEGPIKLLPFRWKTLSLNLQYNLSLLNCCDLTGCWQVLPINQTLKTLALTMLDMGPIITPA from the exons ATGGCCGGAGGAAACGAGCGGAGCATGAGGGCCCTGAAGGAGGtgtggaaaagagcagaaaactcTTTGTGCGCAGACTGCGGGAAGCCAG ATCCTGACTGGGCATCCTCTACTTTGGGTGTCTTTATATGCCTCAGCTGTTCAGGAATTCATCGCAACATCCCTAGCATCAGCAAAGTCAAATCCCTGAAGATGGACCACTGGGATGATGCTCAGGTGCAG TTTCTGGCCAAGCATGGGAATGCTGTGACTAAAGCCACATATGAAGCTCACATCCCTATTTACTATTACCAGCCAACCTACAATGACTGCCA AGTGCTGAGAGAACAGTGGATACGGGCCAAATATGAACGCAAAGAATTCACCGAGCTGGGAAAACAGCTGCCATATTCTGATG GGGTGAAGGAAGGCATCCTCTGGAAGCGAGGTCGAGACAATGGGCAGTTCCTACCCCGCAAGTTCCTCTTGTCTGAGAGAGAGGGATGTCTGAAGTATTTCACCAAGCAGGAT GCCAAAGAACCCAAACTTAATGTTAAAATAGATGTCATCAATGCCACGTTCCAGCCAGAGAAGATTGGGAACCCCAATGGCCTGCAGATCACCTATCTCAAAGACAACAAGACCCGTAATATATTTGTCTACCATGAAAGTGGAAAG gaGATAGTGGACTGGTTCAATGCCATTCGCTCTGTGCAGTTCCATTATCTGAAGGTAGCATTTCCCATTGCCAGCGATAATGAG ATTAAAAATCGTCTGACGAGAAATTTCTTGAAGGAGGGATACATGGAGAAGACTGGTCCCAAG CAGAGAGAGGCCTTTAAGAAGCGCTGGTTCACACTGGATCACCGCAGACTCATGTACTTCAAGGATCCTTTG GATGCATTTGCTAAGGGTGAGGTATTTGTGGGCAGCAGAGAGAATGGATATAGCGTCCAGAAGGGATTGCCTTCAGGGACACAGGGCAACTTCTCTTGGCACTATGGCATCACCATTGTCACCCCTGACCGGGAATACCTCTTCACCTGCGAGACAGAGACTGACCAGCTGGAGTGGATCAAAGCCTTCACTAGCGTCATCAACCAGGCCATGACACCACAGGAATATGCAA GAAACCATTCAGGAACTATGACTCCACTCTACCTGGTCCTGTGGCTGTCAGAAGAGGAGAGCAGATTGACATCAGAGAAACACTGTGCTCTTGAAGCACCCTTGAAGCACTTTTGCCCCCACAGAATGTCCACTTGTTTTGAGGGCCCAATTAAGCTGCTTCCTTTCAGGTGGAAGACTTTGAGTCTGAATCTTCAGTACAACCTGTCCCTGTTAAATTGCTGTGATCTGACTGGATGCTGGCAGGTCTTGCCTATCAATCAGACCTTGAAAACTTTGGCACTTACTATGTTGGACATGGGACCTATCATTACTCCTGCGTGA
- the LOC116787515 gene encoding arf-GAP with dual PH domain-containing protein 1-like isoform X2 has translation MAGGNERSMRALKEVWKRAENSLCADCGKPDPDWASSTLGVFICLSCSGIHRNIPSISKVKSLKMDHWDDAQVQFLAKHGNAVTKATYEAHIPIYYYQPTYNDCQVLREQWIRAKYERKEFTELGKQLPYSDGVKEGILWKRGRDNGQFLPRKFLLSEREGCLKYFTKQDAKEPKLNVKIDVINATFQPEKIGNPNGLQITYLKDNKTRNIFVYHESGKEIVDWFNAIRSVQFHYLKVAFPIASDNEIKNRLTRNFLKEGYMEKTGPKQREAFKKRWFTLDHRRLMYFKDPLDAFAKGEVFVGSRENGYSVQKGLPSGTQGNFSWHYGITIVTPDREYLFTCETETDQLEWIKAFTSVINQAMTPQEYAIEAYFKFKS, from the exons ATGGCCGGAGGAAACGAGCGGAGCATGAGGGCCCTGAAGGAGGtgtggaaaagagcagaaaactcTTTGTGCGCAGACTGCGGGAAGCCAG ATCCTGACTGGGCATCCTCTACTTTGGGTGTCTTTATATGCCTCAGCTGTTCAGGAATTCATCGCAACATCCCTAGCATCAGCAAAGTCAAATCCCTGAAGATGGACCACTGGGATGATGCTCAGGTGCAG TTTCTGGCCAAGCATGGGAATGCTGTGACTAAAGCCACATATGAAGCTCACATCCCTATTTACTATTACCAGCCAACCTACAATGACTGCCA AGTGCTGAGAGAACAGTGGATACGGGCCAAATATGAACGCAAAGAATTCACCGAGCTGGGAAAACAGCTGCCATATTCTGATG GGGTGAAGGAAGGCATCCTCTGGAAGCGAGGTCGAGACAATGGGCAGTTCCTACCCCGCAAGTTCCTCTTGTCTGAGAGAGAGGGATGTCTGAAGTATTTCACCAAGCAGGAT GCCAAAGAACCCAAACTTAATGTTAAAATAGATGTCATCAATGCCACGTTCCAGCCAGAGAAGATTGGGAACCCCAATGGCCTGCAGATCACCTATCTCAAAGACAACAAGACCCGTAATATATTTGTCTACCATGAAAGTGGAAAG gaGATAGTGGACTGGTTCAATGCCATTCGCTCTGTGCAGTTCCATTATCTGAAGGTAGCATTTCCCATTGCCAGCGATAATGAG ATTAAAAATCGTCTGACGAGAAATTTCTTGAAGGAGGGATACATGGAGAAGACTGGTCCCAAG CAGAGAGAGGCCTTTAAGAAGCGCTGGTTCACACTGGATCACCGCAGACTCATGTACTTCAAGGATCCTTTG GATGCATTTGCTAAGGGTGAGGTATTTGTGGGCAGCAGAGAGAATGGATATAGCGTCCAGAAGGGATTGCCTTCAGGGACACAGGGCAACTTCTCTTGGCACTATGGCATCACCATTGTCACCCCTGACCGGGAATACCTCTTCACCTGCGAGACAGAGACTGACCAGCTGGAGTGGATCAAAGCCTTCACTAGCGTCATCAACCAGGCCATGACACCACAGGAATATGCAA TTGAAGCCTACTTCAAGTTTAAATCCTAG
- the LOC116787516 gene encoding urotensin-2 receptor-like, whose amino-acid sequence MSYNPSFISARPGEDPKSGSFLEESSGGGDDSSVLGGDSLVTGPLGAVLLVMCLTGMVGNIYTVAVASGRVVGYSAGSLGVYVINLALADLLYLSTIPFVVCTYFAHDWFFGDVGCRLLLSLDLLTMHASIFLLTAMSLERYWAVARPLQARRVSNAYRKLASAILWLLSLLLTAPMMVMTQLREGDRPRKRICIPTWTPAAFRLYLTVLFTTSILAPGVVLGIIYTRLGWAYRASAWGLGLPVAGRAPSQRLFSRISAIVVVYWACFLPFWAWQLAGLYQKDGLGISPTAQAYLNFGVTCLAYGNSCVNPFLYTLLTSSYCRRPGHSGIGMAQPAAPSRQAAGSHGLPLAFKELSGSLRESEG is encoded by the coding sequence ATGTCTTACAACCCTTCCTTCATCAGCGCAAGGCCTGGAGAGGATCCCAAGAGTGGTAGTTTCTTGGAGGAAAGCAGCGGTGGGGGTGATGACAGTAGtgtcctgggaggggacagccTGGTCACGGGGCCACTGGGTGCAGTGCTGCTGGTCATGTGCCTCACTGGGATGGTGGGGAACATCTACACGGTGGCGGTGGCCTCTGGCAGGGTGGTGGGCTACTCAGCAGGCTCCCTGGGGGTCTATGTGATCAACCTTGCCCTGGCTGACCTCCTGTACCTGTCCACCATCCCCTTCGTGGTTTGCACCTATTTTGCTCATGACTGGTTCTTTGGGGATGTGGGCTGCAGGCTTTTGCTCAGCCTGGACCTCCTCACCATGCATGCCAGCATCTTCCTTCTGACCGCTATGAGCCTGGAGAGGTACTGGGCGGTGGCAAGGCCGCTGCAGGCCAGGCGGGTCAGCAATGCTTACCGCAAACTGGCCAGTGCCATCCTCTGGCTCCTCTCGCTCCTGCTTACGGCCCCCATGATGGTGATGACCCAGCTGCGGGAGGGGGACAGGCCCCGCAAGCGCATCTGCATCCCCACCTGGACGCCAGCAGCTTTCCGGCTCTACCTGACAGTGCTGTTTACCACCAGCATCCTGGCACCCGGTGTGGTGCTGGGCATCATCTACACCCGCCTGGGCTGGGCATACCGGGCCTCAGCCTGGGGCCTGGGGCTGCCAGTCGCTGGCCGGGCCCCCTCCCAGCGGCTCTTCTCCAGGATCTCTGCCATTGTGGTGGTCTACTGGGCCTGCTTCCTCCCCTTCTGGGCCTGGCAGCTGGCGGGGCTGTACCAGAAGGATGGGCTGGGCATCAGCCCCACTGCCCAGGCCTACCTCAACTTCGGTGTCACCTGCCTGGCATATGGCAACAGCTGTGTCAACCCCTTCCTCTACACCCTGCTCACCAGCAGCTACTGCCGGCGCCCTGGCCACAGTGGGATTGGCATGGCACAGCCTGCAGCACCCTCCCGGCAGGCTGCAGGAAGCCACGGCCTCCCCCTGGCTTTCAAGGAGTTGTCAGGGTCTCTGAGGGAAAGCGAGGGGTGA